A region from the Nematostella vectensis chromosome 13, jaNemVect1.1, whole genome shotgun sequence genome encodes:
- the LOC5518512 gene encoding thymidine kinase 2, mitochondrial isoform X1: MLSAGVSSIQMQIRFAFQGFLPAKTTKSLLRYFRGKMLGTNGFTTSPKKALQNGFTRGHDMRKITVAIEGNIGSGKTTLLKYFRQNPIVEILEEPVKKWQNVGGSNILDLMYKDPKRWSYMFESYVLLSMMKLHHNTQKAPVRLLERSAYSAYFCFIENLHRNGLVTSVEYSIFQEWFEFLLEQQKPQLDLIIYLRTSPENCMKRVKMRSRSEESTVSMDLIQNLHERYEDWLIRKTKFHVPAPVVVVDGNQSLAELFEFYDANSQLLLGIKEVEVAE, encoded by the exons ATGCTCAGCGCGGGAGTTTCTTCGATTCAAATGCAAATCCGATTCGCTTTCCAAGGATTTTTGCCGGCAAAGACAACGAAAAGTCTGCTCCGATATTTCAGAG GCAAAATGCTTGGTACAAACGGATTCACTACAAGCCCGAAGAAAGCCCTTCAGAATGGCTTCACTAGGGGACATGATATGAGGAAAATAACG GTTGCTATTGAGGGAAATATCGGAAGTGGAAAAACAACGCTACTGAAGTATTTTAGGCAAAACCCAATTGTTGAG ATTTTAGAAGAACCTGTTAAAAAGTGGCAAAATGTTGGTGGGAGCAATATATTG GATCTGATGTATAAAGATCCCAAGCGATGGAGCTACATGTTTGAGTCTTATGTTCTTTTGTCAATGATGAAGTTACACCATAATACACAG AAGGCCCCTGTGCGACTGTTAGAAAGAAGCGCATACAGTGCATACTTCTGCTTCATAGAGAATCTCCACAGAAA TGGTTTGGTAACCTCTGTGGAATATAGCATCTTCCAAGAGTGGTTTGAATTCCTGCTTGAACAACAGAAACCACAGCTGGATTTGATAA TTTATTTGAGAACTTCACCTGAGAACTGCATGAAAAGAGTCAAGATGAGAAGTAGATCAGAAGAGAGTACAGTTTCAATG GACCTGATTCAGAATCTCCATGAAAGGTACGAGGACTGGCTGATCCGAAAGACCAAGTTCCATGTACCTGCGCCAGTTGTTGTAGTGGATGGAAACCAGAGTCTTGCTGAATTATTTGAGTTCTATGATGCAAATAGCCAGTTACTTCTAGGTATTAAGGAGGTTGAAGTTGCAGAGTAA
- the LOC5518513 gene encoding deoxynucleoside kinase isoform X4: MIGSNGIRGVDYCAMEEDNIQFTLPQKRKNVTVAVEGNIGSGKTTLLKYFRKNDEVEVIEEPVSKWQNVGGSNLLELFYKDCQRWSFLFESYALLTLMQIHKRPHTTPIKMVERSVYSGYYCFEHNLCASGLMASVEHGVHNDWFTWITEKEQPQLDLIIYLRTTPEKCMERIKQRCRSEETSVSMDLLKELHDRHEAWLIEKKFPVPAPVVILMRCTSQIVDGNRSLDEMYRFYDSNTGCLLGMDTCVPCEGLEVRQ, translated from the exons ATGATTGGTTCAAATGGTATCAGAGGGGTTGATTACTGTGCTATGGAAGAGGACAACATTCAGTTTACTCTGCCacagaagagaaaaaatgtGACT GTTGCAGTAGAAGGAAATATTGGAAGTGGAAAAACCACGTTGCTGAAATATTTTAGAAAGAATGATGAAGTTGAG GTTATAGAGGAACCAGTGAGTAAGTGGCAAAATGTTGGCGGGAGTAACCTACTT gAATTGTTCTACAAGGACTGCCAGAGATGGAGTTTCCTTTTTGAGTCTTATGCTCTGCTTACACTAATGCAGATCCACAAACGGCCTCAT ACCACACCCATAAAGATGGTCGAGAGGAGTGTATACAGTGGGTATTACTGTTTTGAGCATAACCTCTGTGCAAG TGGACTTATGGCTTCAGTTGAGCATGGTGTACATAATGACTGGTTCACCTGGATCACAGAGAAAGAGCAGCCCCAACTAGACCTCATCA TTTACTTACGAACTACACCCGAGAAGTGCATGGAGCGGATCAAACAGCGATGTCGGTCAGAGGAGACTTCTGTTTCAATG GACTTGCTCAAGGAACTGCATGATCGCCATGAGGCTTGGTTGATTGAGAAAAAGTTTCCCGTCCCTGCCCCTGTCGTG ATACTCATGCGGTGTACCTCTCAGATCGTAGATGGGAACAGAAGCCTGGATGAGATGTACCGGTTCTATGACAGCAACACAGGATGCCTTTTGGGAATGGATACCTGTGTACCATGCGAGGGCTTGGAGGTCCGCCAATAA
- the LOC5518512 gene encoding thymidine kinase 2, mitochondrial isoform X2, whose translation MKSCWILGKMLGTNGFTTSPKKALQNGFTRGHDMRKITVAIEGNIGSGKTTLLKYFRQNPIVEILEEPVKKWQNVGGSNILDLMYKDPKRWSYMFESYVLLSMMKLHHNTQKAPVRLLERSAYSAYFCFIENLHRNGLVTSVEYSIFQEWFEFLLEQQKPQLDLIIYLRTSPENCMKRVKMRSRSEESTVSMDLIQNLHERYEDWLIRKTKFHVPAPVVVVDGNQSLAELFEFYDANSQLLLGIKEVEVAE comes from the exons ATGAAAAGCTGCTGGATACTTG GCAAAATGCTTGGTACAAACGGATTCACTACAAGCCCGAAGAAAGCCCTTCAGAATGGCTTCACTAGGGGACATGATATGAGGAAAATAACG GTTGCTATTGAGGGAAATATCGGAAGTGGAAAAACAACGCTACTGAAGTATTTTAGGCAAAACCCAATTGTTGAG ATTTTAGAAGAACCTGTTAAAAAGTGGCAAAATGTTGGTGGGAGCAATATATTG GATCTGATGTATAAAGATCCCAAGCGATGGAGCTACATGTTTGAGTCTTATGTTCTTTTGTCAATGATGAAGTTACACCATAATACACAG AAGGCCCCTGTGCGACTGTTAGAAAGAAGCGCATACAGTGCATACTTCTGCTTCATAGAGAATCTCCACAGAAA TGGTTTGGTAACCTCTGTGGAATATAGCATCTTCCAAGAGTGGTTTGAATTCCTGCTTGAACAACAGAAACCACAGCTGGATTTGATAA TTTATTTGAGAACTTCACCTGAGAACTGCATGAAAAGAGTCAAGATGAGAAGTAGATCAGAAGAGAGTACAGTTTCAATG GACCTGATTCAGAATCTCCATGAAAGGTACGAGGACTGGCTGATCCGAAAGACCAAGTTCCATGTACCTGCGCCAGTTGTTGTAGTGGATGGAAACCAGAGTCTTGCTGAATTATTTGAGTTCTATGATGCAAATAGCCAGTTACTTCTAGGTATTAAGGAGGTTGAAGTTGCAGAGTAA
- the LOC5518513 gene encoding thymidine kinase 2, mitochondrial isoform X5: MLKYASRKISRLVVGHGWFHVWFLPTEKKKLSRHAVIAFCAKIKHLWRSKAINMIGSNGIRGVDYCAMEEDNIQFTLPQKRKNVTVAVEGNIGSGKTTLLKYFRKNDEVEVIEEPVSKWQNVGGSNLLELFYKDCQRWSFLFESYALLTLMQIHKRPHTTPIKMVERSVYSGYYCFEHNLCASGLMASVEHGVHNDWFTWITEKEQPQLDLIIYLRTTPEKCMERIKQRCRSEETSVSMDLLKELHDT, from the exons ATGCTAAAATACGCTTCGCGCAAGATATCGCGTCTGGTAGTCGGCCATGGGTGGTTTCATGTTTGGTTCCTTcccacagaaaaaaaaaagctgtcTCGTCACGCTGTTATCGCTTTTTGCGCCAAAATAAAACACCTTTGGCGAAGCAAG GCTATCAACATGATTGGTTCAAATGGTATCAGAGGGGTTGATTACTGTGCTATGGAAGAGGACAACATTCAGTTTACTCTGCCacagaagagaaaaaatgtGACT GTTGCAGTAGAAGGAAATATTGGAAGTGGAAAAACCACGTTGCTGAAATATTTTAGAAAGAATGATGAAGTTGAG GTTATAGAGGAACCAGTGAGTAAGTGGCAAAATGTTGGCGGGAGTAACCTACTT gAATTGTTCTACAAGGACTGCCAGAGATGGAGTTTCCTTTTTGAGTCTTATGCTCTGCTTACACTAATGCAGATCCACAAACGGCCTCAT ACCACACCCATAAAGATGGTCGAGAGGAGTGTATACAGTGGGTATTACTGTTTTGAGCATAACCTCTGTGCAAG TGGACTTATGGCTTCAGTTGAGCATGGTGTACATAATGACTGGTTCACCTGGATCACAGAGAAAGAGCAGCCCCAACTAGACCTCATCA TTTACTTACGAACTACACCCGAGAAGTGCATGGAGCGGATCAAACAGCGATGTCGGTCAGAGGAGACTTCTGTTTCAATG GACTTGCTCAAGGAACTGCATGATACTTGA
- the LOC5518513 gene encoding deoxynucleoside kinase isoform X2, producing the protein MTSRAGLRAGNSELVSGGREKKKLSRHAVIAFCAKIKHLWRSKAINMIGSNGIRGVDYCAMEEDNIQFTLPQKRKNVTVAVEGNIGSGKTTLLKYFRKNDEVEVIEEPVSKWQNVGGSNLLELFYKDCQRWSFLFESYALLTLMQIHKRPHTTPIKMVERSVYSGYYCFEHNLCASGLMASVEHGVHNDWFTWITEKEQPQLDLIIYLRTTPEKCMERIKQRCRSEETSVSMDLLKELHDRHEAWLIEKKFPVPAPVVILMRCTSQIVDGNRSLDEMYRFYDSNTGCLLGMDTCVPCEGLEVRQ; encoded by the exons ATGACGTCACGAGCTGGACTGAGAGCGGGAAATTCTGAACTTGTATCTGGCGGGAG agaaaaaaaaaagctgtcTCGTCACGCTGTTATCGCTTTTTGCGCCAAAATAAAACACCTTTGGCGAAGCAAG GCTATCAACATGATTGGTTCAAATGGTATCAGAGGGGTTGATTACTGTGCTATGGAAGAGGACAACATTCAGTTTACTCTGCCacagaagagaaaaaatgtGACT GTTGCAGTAGAAGGAAATATTGGAAGTGGAAAAACCACGTTGCTGAAATATTTTAGAAAGAATGATGAAGTTGAG GTTATAGAGGAACCAGTGAGTAAGTGGCAAAATGTTGGCGGGAGTAACCTACTT gAATTGTTCTACAAGGACTGCCAGAGATGGAGTTTCCTTTTTGAGTCTTATGCTCTGCTTACACTAATGCAGATCCACAAACGGCCTCAT ACCACACCCATAAAGATGGTCGAGAGGAGTGTATACAGTGGGTATTACTGTTTTGAGCATAACCTCTGTGCAAG TGGACTTATGGCTTCAGTTGAGCATGGTGTACATAATGACTGGTTCACCTGGATCACAGAGAAAGAGCAGCCCCAACTAGACCTCATCA TTTACTTACGAACTACACCCGAGAAGTGCATGGAGCGGATCAAACAGCGATGTCGGTCAGAGGAGACTTCTGTTTCAATG GACTTGCTCAAGGAACTGCATGATCGCCATGAGGCTTGGTTGATTGAGAAAAAGTTTCCCGTCCCTGCCCCTGTCGTG ATACTCATGCGGTGTACCTCTCAGATCGTAGATGGGAACAGAAGCCTGGATGAGATGTACCGGTTCTATGACAGCAACACAGGATGCCTTTTGGGAATGGATACCTGTGTACCATGCGAGGGCTTGGAGGTCCGCCAATAA
- the LOC5518498 gene encoding acyl-coenzyme A diphosphatase FITM2: MADSSDSEQSFKETVFDSLDKLYTGLRTSAFTKPSYKAGIYWLVVIAGSFLHDFLPIPSSYLSNKRNVFNVYFVKIGWGWTWGLLTAVTILASWVHTPGNLVSMLRHYSRLFVATLAWFLWVSLFEQIEHWTGVCKGQSSLDSKYVCHKKGFLWRGFDISGHCFLLIHCALTISEEIQVVRYLEELSSAEETSDTSLSPKSGQTTNRHLTMSGKYWYKILRPLIVTAFICTAALLVLWEAMLVLTCLYFHTVYQKILGALIAIFTWFGTYHYLYKENVIPFIPCPLKPDI, encoded by the coding sequence atggcggatagCAGTGACTCAGAGCAAAGCTTCAAAGAAACCGTTTTTGATTCCCTCGACAAGCTCTACACCGGCCTACGAACGAGCGCATTCACAAAACCAAGCTACAAGGCCGGTATTTACTGGTTAGTTGTGATAGCGGGGTCGTTTTTGCACGACTTTCTTCCAATTCCTAGCTCGTATTTGAGTaacaaaagaaatgttttCAACGTGTACTTTGTAAAGATTGGATGGGGATGGACGTGGGGGCTGTTAACCGCCGTGACAATCCTCGCAAGCTGGGTTCACACGCCAGGGAACCTTGTTTCCATGCTGAGACACTATAGTCGTCTGTTCGTAGCAACGCTCGCATGGTTTCTATGGGTTTCGCTCTTTGAACAAATTGAACATTGGACTGGGGTTTGCAAAGGGCAGTCGAGTCTAGACTCAAAGTATGTTTGCCACAAGAAGGGGTTTCTCTGGAGAGGATTTGATATCTCTGGGCATTGCTTTCTGCTGATCCACTGTGCTTTGACTATAAGCGAGGAGATTCAAGTTGTGAGGTACCTTGAGGAATTAAGCTCTGCCGAAGAAACCTCTGATACAAGTTTGAGTCCAAAATCTGGCCAAACAACCAACAGACACTTAACAATGTCTGGAAAATACTGGTATAAGATCTTGCGGCCCCTCATCGTCACTGCATTTATATGCACCGCTGCCTTGTTAGTGCTCTGGGAAGCAATGCTTGTACTAACTTGCTTGTATTTTCACACTGTGTATCAAAAGATCCTTGGTGCTTTGATTGCCATTTTTACATGGTTTGGAACTTAtcattatttatataaagaaaatgttATTCCTTTTATTCCCTGCCCGTTAAAGCCAGACATTTAA
- the LOC5518513 gene encoding deoxynucleoside kinase isoform X1, which yields MLKYASRKISRLVVGHGWFHVWFLPTEKKKLSRHAVIAFCAKIKHLWRSKAINMIGSNGIRGVDYCAMEEDNIQFTLPQKRKNVTVAVEGNIGSGKTTLLKYFRKNDEVEVIEEPVSKWQNVGGSNLLELFYKDCQRWSFLFESYALLTLMQIHKRPHTTPIKMVERSVYSGYYCFEHNLCASGLMASVEHGVHNDWFTWITEKEQPQLDLIIYLRTTPEKCMERIKQRCRSEETSVSMDLLKELHDRHEAWLIEKKFPVPAPVVILMRCTSQIVDGNRSLDEMYRFYDSNTGCLLGMDTCVPCEGLEVRQ from the exons ATGCTAAAATACGCTTCGCGCAAGATATCGCGTCTGGTAGTCGGCCATGGGTGGTTTCATGTTTGGTTCCTTcccacagaaaaaaaaaagctgtcTCGTCACGCTGTTATCGCTTTTTGCGCCAAAATAAAACACCTTTGGCGAAGCAAG GCTATCAACATGATTGGTTCAAATGGTATCAGAGGGGTTGATTACTGTGCTATGGAAGAGGACAACATTCAGTTTACTCTGCCacagaagagaaaaaatgtGACT GTTGCAGTAGAAGGAAATATTGGAAGTGGAAAAACCACGTTGCTGAAATATTTTAGAAAGAATGATGAAGTTGAG GTTATAGAGGAACCAGTGAGTAAGTGGCAAAATGTTGGCGGGAGTAACCTACTT gAATTGTTCTACAAGGACTGCCAGAGATGGAGTTTCCTTTTTGAGTCTTATGCTCTGCTTACACTAATGCAGATCCACAAACGGCCTCAT ACCACACCCATAAAGATGGTCGAGAGGAGTGTATACAGTGGGTATTACTGTTTTGAGCATAACCTCTGTGCAAG TGGACTTATGGCTTCAGTTGAGCATGGTGTACATAATGACTGGTTCACCTGGATCACAGAGAAAGAGCAGCCCCAACTAGACCTCATCA TTTACTTACGAACTACACCCGAGAAGTGCATGGAGCGGATCAAACAGCGATGTCGGTCAGAGGAGACTTCTGTTTCAATG GACTTGCTCAAGGAACTGCATGATCGCCATGAGGCTTGGTTGATTGAGAAAAAGTTTCCCGTCCCTGCCCCTGTCGTG ATACTCATGCGGTGTACCTCTCAGATCGTAGATGGGAACAGAAGCCTGGATGAGATGTACCGGTTCTATGACAGCAACACAGGATGCCTTTTGGGAATGGATACCTGTGTACCATGCGAGGGCTTGGAGGTCCGCCAATAA
- the LOC5518513 gene encoding deoxynucleoside kinase isoform X3: MLKYASRKISRLVVGHGWFHVWFLPTEKKKLSRHAVIAFCAKIKHLWRSKAINMIGSNGIRGVDYCAMEEDNIQFTLPQKRKNVTVAVEGNIGSGKTTLLKYFRKNDEVEVIEEPVSKWQNVGGSNLLELFYKDCQRWSFLFESYALLTLMQIHKRPHTTPIKMVERSVYSGYYCFEHNLCASGLMASVEHGVHNDWFTWITEKEQPQLDLIIYLRTTPEKCMERIKQRCRSEETSVSMDLLKELHDRHEAWLIEKKFPVPAPVVIVDGNRSLDEMYRFYDSNTGCLLGMDTCVPCEGLEVRQ, translated from the exons ATGCTAAAATACGCTTCGCGCAAGATATCGCGTCTGGTAGTCGGCCATGGGTGGTTTCATGTTTGGTTCCTTcccacagaaaaaaaaaagctgtcTCGTCACGCTGTTATCGCTTTTTGCGCCAAAATAAAACACCTTTGGCGAAGCAAG GCTATCAACATGATTGGTTCAAATGGTATCAGAGGGGTTGATTACTGTGCTATGGAAGAGGACAACATTCAGTTTACTCTGCCacagaagagaaaaaatgtGACT GTTGCAGTAGAAGGAAATATTGGAAGTGGAAAAACCACGTTGCTGAAATATTTTAGAAAGAATGATGAAGTTGAG GTTATAGAGGAACCAGTGAGTAAGTGGCAAAATGTTGGCGGGAGTAACCTACTT gAATTGTTCTACAAGGACTGCCAGAGATGGAGTTTCCTTTTTGAGTCTTATGCTCTGCTTACACTAATGCAGATCCACAAACGGCCTCAT ACCACACCCATAAAGATGGTCGAGAGGAGTGTATACAGTGGGTATTACTGTTTTGAGCATAACCTCTGTGCAAG TGGACTTATGGCTTCAGTTGAGCATGGTGTACATAATGACTGGTTCACCTGGATCACAGAGAAAGAGCAGCCCCAACTAGACCTCATCA TTTACTTACGAACTACACCCGAGAAGTGCATGGAGCGGATCAAACAGCGATGTCGGTCAGAGGAGACTTCTGTTTCAATG GACTTGCTCAAGGAACTGCATGATCGCCATGAGGCTTGGTTGATTGAGAAAAAGTTTCCCGTCCCTGCCCCTGTCGTG ATCGTAGATGGGAACAGAAGCCTGGATGAGATGTACCGGTTCTATGACAGCAACACAGGATGCCTTTTGGGAATGGATACCTGTGTACCATGCGAGGGCTTGGAGGTCCGCCAATAA